One Oryza sativa Japonica Group chromosome 8, ASM3414082v1 DNA window includes the following coding sequences:
- the LOC4345745 gene encoding trans-resveratrol di-O-methyltransferase, producing the protein MPINLCARVRLTASSRGIFVLGNWLTSSDENTPFGMAHGMDFWDFTGHDAEYSMLFNKGMASDSHFVVNIVIHECAEVFVGVRSLVDVGGRNGAMAKAIADAFPHIKCYVLDLPHVIHGTPTDGIVEFVAGDMMHFVPSADVVLLKFVLHDWSDEDCVRILTRCKQAITNKEEGGKVIIIDTVIGSPSQQILEAQLSMDICMMTLTTGKEREERDWHKIFLEAGFTRYKIMPILGVRALIEVYP; encoded by the exons ATGCCAATCAACCTATGTGCTCGTGTGCGTCTCACAGCTTCAAGTAGGGGCATCTTTGTGCTTGGGAATTGGCTCACGAGCAGCGATGAGAACACCCCATTTGGAATGGCGCATGGCATGGATTTCTGGGATTTCACCGGCCATGATGCCGAGTATAGCATGCTGTTCAACAAAGGGATGGCGTCCGACAGCCACTTCGTGGTGAACATAGTCATCCATGAGTGCGCCGAGGTGTTTGTGGGGGTAAGGTCGCTAGTTGATGTCGGTGGTAGGAATGGCGCGATGGCGAAGGCAATTGCTGATGCCTTTCCACACATAAAGTGCTATGTTTTGGACCTCCCTCATGTTATCCATGGCACCCCAACTGATGGTATTGTTGAGTTTGTTGCAGGGGACATGATGCACTTTGTTCCGTCAGCAGATGTTGTGTTACTCAAG TTTGTACTACATGATTGGAGCGATGAGGATTGCGTAAGAATCTTGACACGATGCAAACAAGCTATAACTAACAAGGAAGAAGGAGGCAAAGTGATAATTATAGATACAGTGATTGGATCACCATCTCAACAGATACTTGAAGCTCAACTTTCAATGGATATATGCATGATGACGTTGACAACAGGCAAAGAACGAGAAGAGAGAGATTGGCATAAGATATTCTTGGAGGCGGGCTTTACACGATACAAGATTATGCCCATCTTAGGGGTTAGAGCACTTATTGAGGTTTATCCATAA